The Alphaproteobacteria bacterium sequence CGTGTAAATATACACGAGGTAGAGGCCAGCCAGGGTCAGGCCTGGCAGCACGGCCGCCAGGAACAGCGTGCCAACCGAGATTGATAGAAGGTCGGCCATGATCACCAGCATGATGCTGGGCGGAATCAGAATGCCGAGGGTGCCCGAGGCGGCGATAGTGCCCGTCGCCAGCGGCACGTGATAACCACGGTCAAGCATGACCGGCAATGCCAGCAGGGTCATCATCACCACCGAGGCGCCGATGATGCCCGTGGTCGCGGCCATGATGGTGCCCATGATGGTCACCGACAGCGCCAAACCACCCGGCGTGCGCCGGAGCAGAACCTGCAGGCAATGCAGCAGGTCGTTGGCAACGCCCGATCGCTCGAGCATAGTGCCCATGAAGATGAACATCGGCACTGCCACCAGAATCAAGCTTTCGGCCGCCGTGCCCCAAAGGCGCGAAACAATGTTGAAATACTCGATGAAGGAAAACACACCAAAGTACATGCCGATGGCGCCGAAGGCGACGCCAAGTCCGCCAAGCACCCAAGCGACGGGATAGCCACTGAACAGAAGCACGGCCAGGGTGCCGAACATCACAAGCGGTAGCAGGTCGACGAAAGTCATGTCCGCCTCTCCCTGGAGCTGTCAGAAGTGCCAAGTGGCGGTGCGGTATCGTCGTGGTCCTCGGTGTCCAAGATCTCTTTAATCTCTTGCTGTGCTACGGTACGCAGATCTTCCGCGGCCACGTGCAATTCTGGCGCGTTTCGACGAACGTCTCGTTTCAAACGAGAGGGTCCGAAAAGGAACAGGGCGTTGCGGATGGCAACACTGGCGGCAGCGAGCAGTAGCAGAACCATGCCGATCGGTACGAAGGACTTAATGATCCAGCGATGGCTGAGGCCGGTCAGCGATGCCGAAACTTCGTTCATGTTGTAGGAGCGCATTGCGAATTCAAAGGAGAAGTAAAGTACCACCGCCGCGTAAGGCAGCAGGAAGATGATGGTGCCAATCAGCTCCAGCCAGGCCTTGACTTCTGGCGAGAAGCGCTCGCGTACGAGCTCGATGCGGACATGAGCGTTGCGCACATAGGCAAAGCCAAGGCAGAGCAGGAATAGTGCCGCATGCAAATGCCACTCGAGATCCTGGAACTTGGTCGAGGTGAGATAAGTCGCGACTAATTCGCCTGCCGCGACATTACCACTGGCCTTAAGCGATTCCGCCAAGGATGAGAAAAAATGCACTTTGCGATTGACCACGTCAACGATGATCACCGCGACGAGAGGGAGCAACAGCCAAGCCGCCAGCTTGCCGATATGCGTATTGAGGCGGTCGAGCGCCACGCTCAAACCCATCAGGAACTGCATGAATCCTCCTCAGTCGTGAGACGTGACCGGACTCGGCGCGCCGGAAGTAGTAGTGACCACAATGTTTTGATCAGGCTCGGAAAAAGATGTCCGCCAGCCCCCATTCGAACGGTGGCGCATCAAACCAATGTGACAACCATATGACAACAAGAAAAAAGCTCTTGTGATTGCGCCACCGACAGTGGCCAGCACTGCATTGTCGTGTCTGGCCGGACGCTATAGAAAAGCGACCTCTTGGCTGGAGGCTGTTAATGACGCAAACGGCGGCTTCCATGGGTTTGCGCAGTCAGATCGCCAGCCAGCCGCAATCTACCGGTAGGGTGATACCGGTTACCGCCGAGGCGGCGTCGCTGGCCAGGTAGAGGATGGCGCCGGCCATTTCTTCGGGTTGGGCGAAGCGGCCCATGGGTGTGCGCTCTTCGATGAAGGCTTTCGCCTGGTTGTTGGTGCGCAACGGCGCCGTCAGGTCGGTCTCTGTGAAGGTTGGGCCGATGGCGTTGACGCGCACGCCGCGCTGGGCCCATTCCGCAGCCAATGCGCGGGTCATGTTGACCACTGCGCCCTTGCTAGCATGGTAGGGGAGGTTGGGATAGAAGCCGCCGCCCGAGAGCCCCATGATCGAGGCGATGTTGATGATGGCGCCCTTGCCCTTCACCAACATGTGCTTGCCGGCCTCGCGCGAGCATGTGAAGACCGCGGTCTGGTTGATCGCGATGACTAGGTCCCAGGTCTCGGTTGGCATGCTCTCGGTGGGATCGCGCCGCGCGATTCCGGCGTTGTTAACGAGAATGTCGATGCCGCCGAAGGCGTCGGCGATCGCGGCGAAGGTCTCGATCACCGCTCCCTCGTCGGTCACGTCGCAGACCCAGGCGCGAGCCTCGCCACCGGCCTCAGAGATCTCGCCGACGGTCTGCTGCGCCGTGGCTTCGTCGAGATCGAGTACGGCGATCTTGGCCCCGGCCTCGGCCAGCGCCAGGCAGGCGATGCGCCCCAGGCCCTTACCGCCGCCGGTAACGATGGCGGTATCGCCATCGAGGCGGAAGCTCGCTAGAACCGAGAATGAGCGTCTGTCGTCCATGGCTGGGCTCTCCTAGAACTCACCGAATTTAAGATAGGCTTCCTTGGGATTGGTGCCGGCAAGGATGGCATCGCGCATTTTATTCTCCGCGACGACCGCCTCATCGCGGCTGAGATGCGGCGCGCGACACCCGCTGAGGGTCCAGATCGGTCCGGCTAAAGTGCTCTCAGGATCGAGTGCCTGAACCTTGGGTGGCAGGGCCTGGCCAGTCATGCCCAGGTCGGAAAGCGTATCATAGACCACACCCGTATAGAGCGCGCGCAAGCGTTCGCTGAGATCGGCCATCCACCATGTATCCACTTGATAACGGCGCTAATTGCCAGTTTGGATGATACACTTGTTGGTTTGTGGGTCGAAATCGCCTGGACATGCCAAGCGCACGGGGTTGAAGTCGTCGCGCTGAGCCGAGCATGCGGCAAGCGCCAATCCTGCCGCAAGAATGCACA is a genomic window containing:
- a CDS encoding TRAP transporter small permease subunit; this translates as MQFLMGLSVALDRLNTHIGKLAAWLLLPLVAVIIVDVVNRKVHFFSSLAESLKASGNVAAGELVATYLTSTKFQDLEWHLHAALFLLCLGFAYVRNAHVRIELVRERFSPEVKAWLELIGTIIFLLPYAAVVLYFSFEFAMRSYNMNEVSASLTGLSHRWIIKSFVPIGMVLLLLAAASVAIRNALFLFGPSRLKRDVRRNAPELHVAAEDLRTVAQQEIKEILDTEDHDDTAPPLGTSDSSRERRT
- a CDS encoding SDR family oxidoreductase produces the protein MDDRRSFSVLASFRLDGDTAIVTGGGKGLGRIACLALAEAGAKIAVLDLDEATAQQTVGEISEAGGEARAWVCDVTDEGAVIETFAAIADAFGGIDILVNNAGIARRDPTESMPTETWDLVIAINQTAVFTCSREAGKHMLVKGKGAIINIASIMGLSGGGFYPNLPYHASKGAVVNMTRALAAEWAQRGVRVNAIGPTFTETDLTAPLRTNNQAKAFIEERTPMGRFAQPEEMAGAILYLASDAASAVTGITLPVDCGWLAI